The following coding sequences lie in one Silene latifolia isolate original U9 population chromosome 5, ASM4854445v1, whole genome shotgun sequence genomic window:
- the LOC141657133 gene encoding uncharacterized protein LOC141657133, translating to MAEKYSITSDYINNQWQKWCNKRFGSIVSVKKREDVKKVEEVEDCFILEFDPNDLTHLHNGDNDDNDDDNGDDCSEISGSIVCVKKREDVKKFEEVEDCFILDFDPFLDVDSIGFKFDKLSVSVKTEVCSDDNDDNNDDDDDDEDDDVSILGIKGKVACRDYPHPRHLCGTHPFKKTSHEIHCKMCYCYVCDTSAPCKKWTKGCKDPSLKHCDATPDIPLWRRRRDRKKQRSKEG from the exons ATGGCGGAAAAATACTCGATAACAAGTGATTATATCAATAACCAGTGGCAGAAATGGTGCAACAAACGGTTCGGGTCAATTGTAAgtgtgaagaaaagggaagatgtGAAGAAAGTTGAGGAAGTTGAAGATTGTTTCATACTTGAGTTTGATCCTAATGACTTAACCCATCTTCATAATGGcgataatgatgataatgatgatgataatggtgaTGATTGTAGTGAGATTAGTGGGTCTATAGTTTGTGTTAAGAAAAGGGAAGATGTTAAGAAGTTTGAAGAAGTTGAAGATTgtttcattttggattttgaccCTTTTCTTGATGTTGATTCAATTGGGTTTAAGTTTGATAAATTGTCTGTTTCTGTTAAAACTGAAGTTTGTTCTGATGATAATGACGATAATAacgacgacgatgatgatgatgaggacgatgaTGTTTCTATTTTAGGGATTAAAGGGAAG GTGGCTTGCAGGGATTACCCACATCCGAGGCACTTATGTGGAACACACCCTTTTAAGAAGACTTCTCATGAGATTCATTGCAAAATG TGTTACTGCTATGTATGTGATACATCTGCTCCCTGCAAGAAATGGACTAAAGGATGCAAGGATCCAAGCTTGAAGCACTGTGATGCTACACCTGACATCCCGCTTTGGAGGAGACGCAGGGATCGAAAGAAACAAAGAAGCAAGGAAGGTTAA